The sequence GTACGTTAGCTTTACAACCACCAGCGACGAGAATTGCGAAAGCTGCCCCAGTACCAAGCAGCAGTTCGAATTGGGCAAGTACCTTGCACAGGAACTAATTGATATTGGCCTTCAGCAAGTAAAAATCGACGAACACTGCTATGTGTACGGTTTGTTGCCCGCTACCGCTGGCCACGAAGATGACGACGCCATCGCCTTCATCAGCCACATGGACACTTCGCCAGACTTTTCCGGCGTAAATCCGAAACCGCAGATTATTGAAAATTATGACGGCGGCGATGTGGAACTTTTGGGCGCCGGCCGCGACGAACAGGGCCATGCAAAAATGGTGCTGAAGGTTACCGATTTCCCCACGCTGAAAACCTTGAAGGGCCGCACCCTCATTACCACCGACGGCACCACATTGCTGGGCGCCGACGACAAGGCAGGCATTGCAGAAATCGTTACCGCCATGGAAGAGTTGGCAGCAACCGACCGACACGCCGAAAGCCGCGGCTACGAGAATCTTTCTGGCCATGGCGACATCTGGGTTTGCTTTACGCCCGACGAAGAAATCGGCCGCGGCGCAGACCTTGTGGACCTGAACTACATGAAGGCAAAGTACGCCTACACTGTGGACGGCGGCTACGAAGGTGACATCGCCTATGAGAACTTCAACGCCTGCAGCGCCAAGTTCATTGTCCGCGGCAAGAGCGTGCACCCCGGCGAAGCCAAGGGCATCATGAAAAACGCAAGCCTTATGGCTGCAGAAATCGCCATGGCACTCCCCGCCGACGAAACTCCCGCCATGACCGAGGGCCACCAGGGATTCTATCACCTGACAGACATGCAAGGCGACGTTAGCGAGGCGACCCTCTGCTACATCGTCCGCGACCACGACCAGAAAAAATTTGAGGAACGTCAGGAATTCTTGCGCCAGATTGCTGCGAAGTACAATTCAAAATTCGGCGGCACCGCTTTTGCAGACGATAGTGCGGACAAGAACCTCATAGAAAATTCTGGTGTGAGCCGTGCCGGCGGCAGCGCCGTAGAACTTCAGCTCAAGCATTCCTACAGCAACATGCTGCAAGTTATTGAAAAATGCCCCGAAGTTCTGGAGCGCGCCCGCAAGGCCATCGAAGATGTTGGCGATGAACTGGCCCGCACAAAACCCGAAATCTTCGGCAAGGCGGAAAACTGCCTGCAACCGGTCAGCGAACCAGTCCGCGGCGGCACCGACGGCGCCAAGCTCAGCTTCATGGGGCTACCCTGCCCGAACCTGGGTACCGGCGGCTACGGCTATCATGGCCCCTTCGAACACGTAACCGTCGAAGCCATGGAAGCCGTGGTAAAGATCATCAAGAAGATTGCCTGCGGGTAGGACGATTCTTCAGTTATCGACAAATTAGTCCTATTAACAGATCATTTTTATCTGTGTTTTTGACAAAACCCTAGTATGAATACAAGTATTTACAAGGATTCATACTAGGGTTTGCGCCTTTTGACACAAATCTTCAACGAAATCGTAGTACGAATAATGGCTGTCACCCAAATTCGTACTACAAATATCGTTATTTTGTTTGTAATCTTGCTAAAATCCTAGTACGATTACCAATGTTTACAAGGATTCATACTAGGATCGTGCATTTTGAACACAAGTTCTGCGCTATTTTAGAACAGTTGTCCTGGCAATACCTTCTTTTCCTTGGGCGGGAATTGCTTGTCGAATTCATCAACGTCCTTATCGTCAACGAAATAGGGCGCAGGGTCCCGATAGGTTCCGCGGACGCCGTCCAGAAAGCCAGGCGTCAATTCCCGAATCAGGAAGTAGGGCGCGTCGCCATCGGGATCGTCGGCGTAACGGATTCCTTTGGAGGTGGCCGTCACGAAACCGCACTTGCCGTAGAACTGGATGTTACCGCACATGGCGATACATCCGGCGCCCATCTGGCGGGCACGTTCCAGGGCGTAGTCCAGCAGCATCTTGCCAAGGCCCTTGCGTTGCATGTCGGGGCGAACGCTGATAGGCCCGAAGGTCATCATGCGAAGGCGGCGCTGGTCCTGCTCACACCCCTCGCGCGACTCTTCGCCAGCGGTCAGCGCGGAACCTGTCTGCGACTCATCCGGGTCCACCAGAATTTCGCTCCAGGCAAACATCACATGGGCGAGGATTTCGCCTTTACTCTCCAGCACAAGGGAGAGCTCCGGAATGAAATCTGGATGATTCCTGTAGCAGTGCAGCACGTAATGCTCGGAACATCCGGGACGGTAAACGTTCCAGAA comes from Fibrobacter sp. and encodes:
- the pepT gene encoding peptidase T, which produces MKVQDRFLKYVSFTTTSDENCESCPSTKQQFELGKYLAQELIDIGLQQVKIDEHCYVYGLLPATAGHEDDDAIAFISHMDTSPDFSGVNPKPQIIENYDGGDVELLGAGRDEQGHAKMVLKVTDFPTLKTLKGRTLITTDGTTLLGADDKAGIAEIVTAMEELAATDRHAESRGYENLSGHGDIWVCFTPDEEIGRGADLVDLNYMKAKYAYTVDGGYEGDIAYENFNACSAKFIVRGKSVHPGEAKGIMKNASLMAAEIAMALPADETPAMTEGHQGFYHLTDMQGDVSEATLCYIVRDHDQKKFEERQEFLRQIAAKYNSKFGGTAFADDSADKNLIENSGVSRAGGSAVELQLKHSYSNMLQVIEKCPEVLERARKAIEDVGDELARTKPEIFGKAENCLQPVSEPVRGGTDGAKLSFMGLPCPNLGTGGYGYHGPFEHVTVEAMEAVVKIIKKIACG
- a CDS encoding N-acetyltransferase, translating into MSKNSECTIRQEQPADFYAVENLTREAFWNVYRPGCSEHYVLHCYRNHPDFIPELSLVLESKGEILAHVMFAWSEILVDPDESQTGSALTAGEESREGCEQDQRRLRMMTFGPISVRPDMQRKGLGKMLLDYALERARQMGAGCIAMCGNIQFYGKCGFVTATSKGIRYADDPDGDAPYFLIRELTPGFLDGVRGTYRDPAPYFVDDKDVDEFDKQFPPKEKKVLPGQLF